A window of Rhododendron vialii isolate Sample 1 chromosome 11a, ASM3025357v1 contains these coding sequences:
- the LOC131307762 gene encoding zinc finger protein ZAT3-like: MNNHDYFLHHHNHGTDLQLSSASQRASGDYFSPTPYPQNPRKKRTKLIRTDNPIGVKLNSSSSSSIRVPEKPKCSKKPDPSAPKITRPCSECGKKFWSWKALFGHMRCHPERQWRGINPPPKFQRCPMPAEIAGNGYAEAGRLTEEDHEIAACLLMLANSPTIASCPGTDHAGLFASDNVVRDVEAGGGDAVAGGGDMVVSGFECSSCKKVFGSHHTLGGNRATHKNVKGCFAITRSNDSGEVEHHNHINGCNLDYRSGDQGEVTRAIGEEKLMMVMGHKCSICLRVFSSGQALGGHKRCHRERGDEPSSSLLITATQGLNPFGATRKGGGGCGGLDLNLPAPVEDDSLSSHSSGQALDLKLGL; this comes from the coding sequence ATGAACAACCACGACTACTTCCTCCACCACCATAACCACGGCACCGATCTCCAACTCTCTTCTGCCTCTCAGAGAGCCTCCGGCGACTACTTCAGCCCCACGCCTTACCCTCAAAACCCGAGGAAGAAAAGAACTAAATTGATCAGAACTGATAACCCAATTGGGGTGAAGTTGAACtcgagtagtagtagtagtattagagTTCCAGAAAAACCTAAGTGTAGCAAAAAGCCTGACCCTAGTGCTCCGAAGATCACTCGGCCTTGCAGTGAGTGTGGAAAGAAGTTTTGGTCATGGAAGGCTCTTTTTGGGCACATGCGCTGCCACCCCGAACGCCAGTGGCGCGGCATCAACCCTCCTCCGAAGTTCCAGCGGTGCCCCATGCCAGCAGAGATTGCCGGAAATGGGTATGCCGAAGCAGGGAGATTGACCGAGGAGGATCACGAGATTGCCGCCTGTTTGTTGATGCTGGCCAATTCGCCTACTATTGCTAGTTGTCCCGGTACTGATCATGCCGGCCTGTTTGCATCTGATAATGTGGTTAGGGATGTGGAGGCCGGTGGTGGAGATGCGGTGGCAGGTGGTGGTGATATGGTGGTGAGCGGATTCGAGTGTTCGAGTTGCAAGAAGGTGTTTGGGTCACATCACACATTAGGAGGGAACAGGGCAACCCACAAGAATGTGAAGGGTTGTTTTGCAATTACAAGGAGTAATGACAGTGGGGAAGTAGAACATCACAATCACATTAATGGTTGCAATTTGGATTATAGAAGTGGAGATCAAGGGGAGGTGACGAGGGCTATTGGGGAGGAGAAGCTGATGATGGTTATGGGGCACAAGTGCAGCATTTGCTTGAGGGTATTTTCGAGCGGTCAAGCCCTTGGGGGTCACAAGAGGTGCCATCGGGAGAGAGGGGATGAACCATCATCATCATTACTCATCACAGCAACACAAGGACTCAACCCTTTTGGAGCAACAAGGaagggtggtggtggttgtggtggtttggACTTGAACTTGCCTGCCCCAGTTGAAGATGATTCCTTGTCTTCTCATTCTTCAGGTCAGGCTTTGGATTTAAAGTTAGGCCTTTGA